One region of Catenuloplanes indicus genomic DNA includes:
- a CDS encoding HesA/MoeB/ThiF family protein yields MRPRLKDALHQRDGADLRLVYDRRFQLLINDPDGAVERLVRLLAEGGRTVAELAAALSVPEADVITAIGALDRHGMLEDGDRLGRYGPDAAERHHSNLAFFESFASLATSREDLRQKLAGAHVLVLGTGGLNSNVIPHLAGLGVGRLTLLDRDVVETRNFARQFLYRWDDRGARKVERAGAWVRAFDPRIEVHTVDGEVDGPERVAELLDRYAPDVVASGIDRPGDVDRWVNAACVPRGVPWVRGGMWVTQGVVYSVDARRGACLECFPPGADGSVPGEENDPDAAHLRAARLLYRSRPSVNRGIGPVAGLLGAYAAFEVLRYLTGFEPPAYAGRPLLIDFADGCTTSRVDWPRDPDCPVCGGSPGSVAVTGGDGIAPIREEVTTP; encoded by the coding sequence ATGCGGCCACGCCTGAAGGACGCGCTCCACCAGCGGGACGGCGCGGACCTGCGACTGGTCTACGACAGGCGCTTCCAGCTCCTGATCAACGATCCGGACGGTGCCGTCGAGCGGCTGGTGAGGCTGCTGGCCGAGGGCGGCCGCACCGTCGCGGAGCTGGCCGCGGCGCTGTCCGTGCCGGAGGCGGACGTGATCACCGCGATCGGCGCGCTGGACCGGCACGGGATGCTCGAGGACGGCGACCGGCTCGGCCGGTACGGGCCGGACGCGGCCGAGCGGCACCACAGCAACCTCGCGTTCTTCGAGTCGTTCGCCTCGCTGGCCACCAGCCGCGAGGACCTGCGGCAGAAGCTGGCCGGCGCGCACGTCCTGGTGCTCGGCACCGGCGGCCTGAACTCCAACGTCATCCCGCACCTGGCCGGTCTCGGCGTGGGCCGGCTGACACTGCTGGACCGTGACGTGGTCGAGACCCGCAACTTCGCCCGCCAGTTCCTCTACCGCTGGGACGACCGCGGCGCCCGCAAGGTCGAACGCGCCGGCGCCTGGGTGCGCGCGTTCGACCCGCGAATCGAGGTGCACACCGTCGACGGCGAGGTCGACGGCCCGGAACGCGTCGCCGAACTACTCGACCGGTACGCCCCGGACGTGGTCGCGTCCGGCATCGACCGGCCCGGCGACGTCGACCGGTGGGTCAACGCCGCCTGCGTCCCGCGCGGCGTGCCGTGGGTGCGCGGCGGCATGTGGGTCACCCAGGGCGTGGTCTACTCCGTCGACGCACGCCGCGGCGCCTGCCTGGAGTGTTTCCCGCCCGGCGCGGACGGGTCGGTGCCCGGCGAGGAGAACGATCCGGACGCCGCGCATCTGCGCGCGGCCCGGCTGCTCTACCGCAGCCGTCCCTCGGTCAACCGCGGCATCGGCCCGGTCGCCGGGCTGCTCGGCGCGTACGCCGCGTTCGAGGTGCTGCGCTACCTGACCGGTTTCGAGCCGCCCGCCTACGCGGGCCGGCCACTACTGATCGACTTCGCCGACGGCTGCACCACCAGCCGCGTCGACTGGCCGCGCGACCCGGACTGCCCGGTCTGCGGCGGCTCCCCCGGCTCCGTCGCCGTGACCGGCGGCGACGGCATCGCGCCGATACGGGAGGAGGTGACCACACCATGA
- a CDS encoding AfsR/SARP family transcriptional regulator, whose amino-acid sequence MLGPLLITGPAGQPVVVARPQQRTVLHVLLARAGAAVPPDTLAGALWGPAAGRRAPGALRVLVHHLRRVLGADRIVREPGGFVLRVADGELDAHEFLALLDEAGGGEPERARGLLRRALGLWRGAAFQDDDSGDPVRAVAARLTERRLTAYEDLFDLELRRGAYRQVCAETLAVVREHPLREQLVAQAMTALAGSERTAEALQLYERTRLLLAEELGTDPGARLRDLYAELLAPSRTHLGMPATDVPPERDPHTGCRIVPAQLPPSTAHFTARGAEVARLSARLRAAGAGPVRCGVAGMGGIGKTALAVEASRRVAAAFPDGQLFVDLRGGEPEPADPGRVLGAFLRALGVASSAVPAGAEERAALFRSRVADLRILVVLDNAAGEAQVHPLLPAGPGCAVLITSRARMTALDGVDWTDLGLLDPADGARLLHAVAGRGTDEPAATAEVVDLCGRLPLAIRIAGARVLGRPHWDVARLADALRDERGRLDELTVGDLAVRGSLRLSYQALPDDAARLLRRLGLLGGDDLNAWVAATLLDTPIAEAERLLDLLVDAQLVRITGAGPGSHLRYGLHDLVRLYARERADAEESTAGREAALARTWTTLADIATEADRRAPLRVLTAVAAVTGAAPPDEPWIDALLADPAAWYDAERNRLIEGAHTASGEAAWRIPAASMLEFQTRGLFRDWRDTHRLGLRAAVAAGDLTARALMHRNLAQLEIFGGDGDWQRGATEAQAALELFRHAGIPLGEADALLLLSAAALRQGDLGTALPPAREGLRIARAAGDRRAEANLLHQVGWIHRMSGDLDTARERLGEGLRLAGDGGFTRLLIWLSIAVGIVHRDRDDLVAADHHLRQALTAAREARLDGDTASILTHLAALRRRRGDPAGARATAEESLRLCRAVGLVFNEAQTLITLGEIAIDLGDGTHAHGLLTAGRDRMERLSSVHGRAQAWRALGDAESLRGRPDAARDARVEARRLFHRAGDAAAAGALDSLLTGPPGTDDARGPQDPGHTVPEDGRGTRHSDPDEYRTRHAPG is encoded by the coding sequence GTGCTCGGACCACTTCTGATCACAGGACCGGCCGGGCAGCCGGTCGTCGTCGCACGGCCGCAGCAGCGGACGGTGCTGCACGTGCTGCTCGCCAGGGCCGGTGCGGCCGTGCCGCCGGACACGCTGGCGGGCGCGCTGTGGGGGCCCGCGGCCGGGCGGCGCGCACCAGGCGCGCTGCGCGTGCTGGTCCACCATCTGCGCCGGGTGCTCGGCGCGGACCGGATCGTGCGGGAACCGGGCGGGTTCGTGCTCCGGGTCGCGGACGGTGAGCTGGACGCGCACGAGTTCCTGGCGCTGCTCGACGAGGCCGGAGGCGGTGAGCCGGAACGGGCCCGCGGGTTGTTGCGGCGGGCGCTGGGATTGTGGCGAGGAGCGGCCTTTCAGGACGACGACTCCGGGGACCCGGTCCGGGCGGTGGCGGCGCGGCTGACGGAGCGCCGGCTGACCGCGTACGAGGACCTGTTCGACCTGGAGCTGCGGCGTGGCGCGTACCGGCAGGTGTGCGCGGAGACGCTGGCGGTGGTGCGCGAGCATCCGCTGCGGGAGCAGTTGGTGGCGCAGGCGATGACGGCGCTGGCCGGCAGCGAGCGGACCGCGGAGGCGCTGCAGCTGTACGAACGGACCCGGCTGCTGCTGGCGGAGGAGCTGGGCACAGACCCGGGAGCCCGGCTGCGGGACCTGTACGCCGAGCTGCTGGCCCCGTCCCGCACACACCTGGGCATGCCCGCCACGGACGTCCCACCGGAACGAGACCCGCACACCGGGTGCCGGATCGTACCGGCGCAGCTGCCGCCGAGCACCGCGCACTTCACCGCGCGCGGCGCGGAGGTGGCCCGGCTGAGCGCGCGGCTGCGGGCCGCCGGTGCCGGGCCGGTGCGGTGCGGGGTGGCCGGGATGGGTGGGATCGGCAAGACGGCACTGGCCGTGGAGGCGAGCCGGCGCGTCGCCGCCGCGTTCCCGGACGGGCAGCTCTTCGTCGATCTGCGTGGCGGCGAGCCGGAGCCGGCCGACCCGGGCCGGGTCCTCGGCGCGTTCCTGCGGGCGCTCGGTGTGGCCTCGTCCGCGGTACCGGCCGGTGCGGAGGAGCGGGCGGCGCTGTTCCGCAGCCGGGTCGCGGACCTGCGGATCCTGGTGGTGCTCGACAACGCGGCAGGTGAGGCGCAGGTTCATCCGCTGCTGCCGGCCGGGCCCGGCTGCGCCGTGCTGATCACCTCGCGGGCCCGGATGACGGCACTGGACGGCGTCGACTGGACCGACCTCGGCCTGCTCGACCCCGCCGACGGCGCCCGGCTGCTGCACGCGGTCGCCGGCCGTGGCACGGACGAGCCGGCCGCGACCGCGGAGGTCGTCGACCTGTGCGGCCGGCTGCCGCTGGCGATCCGGATCGCCGGCGCCCGGGTGCTCGGCCGTCCGCACTGGGACGTCGCACGGCTGGCCGACGCGCTGCGCGACGAGCGTGGCCGGCTGGACGAGCTGACCGTCGGTGATCTGGCCGTGCGTGGCTCGCTGCGGCTGAGCTACCAGGCGCTGCCGGACGACGCGGCCCGGTTGCTGCGCCGGCTGGGCCTGCTCGGCGGCGACGACCTGAACGCGTGGGTCGCCGCGACGCTGCTGGACACGCCGATCGCGGAGGCGGAACGACTTCTCGACCTGCTGGTCGACGCGCAGCTGGTGCGGATCACCGGCGCCGGACCCGGATCACATCTCCGGTACGGGCTGCACGACCTGGTCCGGCTCTACGCCCGCGAGCGTGCGGATGCCGAGGAGAGCACCGCCGGCCGGGAGGCTGCGCTGGCACGGACCTGGACCACACTGGCGGACATCGCCACCGAGGCCGACCGGCGCGCGCCGCTGCGGGTGCTGACCGCGGTCGCCGCCGTCACCGGCGCCGCGCCGCCGGACGAGCCGTGGATCGACGCGCTGCTGGCCGACCCCGCAGCCTGGTACGACGCGGAACGCAACCGGCTGATCGAGGGCGCGCACACCGCGTCGGGCGAGGCCGCCTGGCGGATCCCGGCCGCGTCGATGCTGGAGTTCCAGACCCGCGGCCTGTTCCGCGACTGGCGTGACACGCACCGGCTCGGGCTGCGGGCGGCGGTCGCCGCCGGCGACCTCACCGCCCGGGCGCTGATGCACCGCAACCTCGCCCAGCTGGAGATCTTCGGCGGTGACGGTGACTGGCAGCGGGGCGCCACCGAGGCACAGGCGGCGCTGGAACTGTTCCGGCACGCCGGGATCCCGCTCGGCGAGGCCGACGCACTGCTCCTGCTCTCCGCGGCCGCACTGCGGCAGGGTGACCTCGGTACGGCGCTGCCACCGGCGCGGGAAGGGCTGCGGATCGCACGGGCCGCGGGCGACCGGCGGGCCGAGGCGAATCTGCTGCACCAGGTCGGCTGGATCCACCGGATGAGCGGTGACCTGGACACCGCACGGGAACGGCTCGGCGAGGGCCTGCGGCTGGCCGGGGACGGCGGCTTCACCCGGCTGCTGATCTGGCTGTCGATCGCGGTCGGCATCGTGCACCGCGATCGCGACGACCTGGTCGCGGCGGATCATCACCTTCGGCAGGCGCTGACCGCCGCGCGCGAGGCCCGCCTCGACGGTGACACCGCCAGCATCCTCACCCATCTCGCCGCGCTCCGACGGCGGCGCGGCGACCCGGCCGGCGCACGCGCGACCGCCGAGGAGAGCCTGCGGCTGTGCCGCGCCGTCGGACTGGTCTTCAACGAGGCCCAGACGCTGATCACGCTCGGTGAGATCGCCATCGACCTCGGCGACGGCACCCACGCCCACGGACTTCTCACCGCCGGCCGCGACCGGATGGAGCGACTCTCCTCCGTCCACGGCCGGGCCCAGGCCTGGAGGGCCCTCGGCGACGCCGAGTCCCTGCGCGGCCGTCCGGACGCGGCCCGCGACGCCCGCGTCGAGGCGCGACGCCTGTTCCACCGGGCCGGCGACGCCGCGGCGGCCGGCGCGCTCGACTCCCTGCTCACCGGCCCGCCCGGTACGGACGACGCTCGCGGTCCACAGGATCCCGGACACACCGTGCCGGAGGACGGACGGGGAACCCGCCACAGCGATCCTGACGAATATCGAACCCGTCACGCACCTGGTTAG
- a CDS encoding glycosyltransferase family 2 protein produces the protein MSNVAGALDVALPLVFGTYLVAVLGYLTLQVAFAERARRHTPARGSERLYPAVDVIVPCFNEKPATLAACLESLAAQDYPGRLAVHVVDDGSPNRAALLPVFERFRLDRGFHVFLLPRNRGKRYAQVHVINETDGDVIVAVDSDTMIAPDGIRHIVGALDEPNVGAAMGEMTAANRDENWLTRLIDVRYWYACNQERAAQSLFGAVLCCSGPFSAYRRSVLEKVLDDYVNQRFLGRRSTYGEDRYLTNLILQVGSRTVYAARARAVTTAPDRIRPFLRQQLRWNRCTYRDTLGIAGQLPRLGAYLVLDAAMQVCAPLLLGSSALLVVLHAALAGTSGLPWYLAGYAGAAVAYCGYGVWRTRDLRFTRFALYGVLHAALLIPNRLWALLTITDDRWGRRGAAA, from the coding sequence GTGTCCAATGTCGCCGGGGCGCTCGACGTGGCCCTGCCGCTCGTCTTCGGCACCTATTTGGTGGCCGTGCTCGGCTACCTGACCCTGCAGGTCGCGTTCGCGGAGCGCGCTCGGCGGCACACACCCGCGCGCGGGTCGGAACGGCTGTACCCGGCCGTCGACGTGATCGTCCCGTGCTTCAACGAGAAACCGGCGACGCTTGCCGCGTGCCTCGAGTCGCTCGCCGCGCAGGACTACCCGGGTCGTCTGGCCGTGCACGTGGTGGACGACGGCTCACCCAACCGCGCCGCACTGCTGCCGGTCTTCGAGCGCTTCCGGCTCGACCGCGGATTCCATGTGTTCCTACTGCCGCGCAACAGAGGCAAACGGTACGCACAGGTCCATGTGATCAACGAGACCGACGGTGACGTCATCGTCGCCGTCGACTCGGACACCATGATCGCGCCGGACGGTATCCGGCACATCGTCGGCGCCCTGGACGAGCCGAACGTCGGCGCCGCCATGGGCGAGATGACGGCCGCGAATCGCGACGAGAACTGGCTGACCCGGCTGATCGACGTGCGCTACTGGTACGCCTGTAACCAGGAACGCGCCGCCCAGTCCCTGTTCGGCGCGGTGCTGTGCTGCTCCGGGCCGTTCTCCGCGTACCGGCGCTCGGTGCTGGAGAAGGTCCTCGACGACTATGTGAACCAGCGGTTCCTGGGCCGGCGCAGCACCTACGGCGAGGACCGCTACCTGACCAACCTGATCCTGCAGGTCGGCAGCCGTACCGTCTATGCGGCCCGCGCCCGGGCGGTCACCACGGCGCCGGACCGCATCCGGCCGTTCCTGCGTCAGCAGCTGCGGTGGAACCGGTGCACCTACCGCGACACGCTCGGCATCGCCGGACAGCTGCCCAGACTCGGTGCGTACCTGGTCCTGGACGCGGCCATGCAGGTGTGCGCGCCGTTGCTGCTCGGTTCGTCGGCGCTACTGGTGGTACTGCACGCCGCGCTGGCCGGTACCTCCGGCCTGCCGTGGTACCTCGCCGGATACGCGGGGGCGGCGGTGGCGTACTGCGGATACGGCGTCTGGCGTACTCGCGACCTGCGGTTCACCCGCTTCGCGCTGTACGGGGTGCTGCACGCCGCTCTGCTCATCCCGAACCGGCTGTGGGCACTGCTCACCATCACCGACGACCGCTGGGGGCGCCGGGGTGCCGCAGCCTGA
- a CDS encoding holo-ACP synthase: MTGRPPDPPALRLGLDLLALSELDQLTERAWFMNYVYAPQERSQAGTMAASRRREYLAARFAAKEAVLKVLGTGLFQGVLPRDIRLPRGTGGAPEVELVASAAAAATRAGIRAISVSITHKDSLVAAVAAGW, from the coding sequence GTGACCGGCAGGCCCCCGGACCCACCGGCACTGCGCCTGGGCCTCGACCTGCTGGCGCTGTCCGAGCTGGACCAGCTCACCGAACGGGCCTGGTTCATGAACTACGTGTACGCACCGCAGGAGCGGTCCCAGGCCGGCACGATGGCCGCGAGCCGCCGGCGTGAGTACCTGGCCGCCCGGTTCGCGGCCAAGGAGGCCGTACTCAAGGTCCTGGGCACCGGCCTGTTCCAGGGCGTCCTACCACGTGACATCCGCCTGCCACGGGGCACGGGCGGAGCACCGGAGGTGGAGTTGGTGGCCAGTGCCGCCGCTGCGGCCACCAGGGCCGGCATCCGTGCGATCAGCGTCTCCATCACACACAAGGACAGCTTGGTCGCCGCTGTGGCCGCCGGCTGGTGA
- a CDS encoding acyl-CoA dehydrogenase family protein, with protein MPDLTTAGPPLGTDLLDARLTTVLRHCRDMAPDIRAAGAAIERDPDAIVTLLDLPAVAVLRAAATPQRYQYETPDLDGVTLTGTSCLEWTVVLEAVSYGDPGLVLAGPGPSLSGAAVAALGSEAQCADYFARMAGPTWTFFALTEPNKGSAVLELETRLDRAPDGDGWLLNGAKRFVGNGARAQLGVVFCRRAPGPWGIEAVLADTSDPGFRGELLPTVGLRGARLSHLRFDGVRVAPAQVLGLDRPPSRRGFHGAMTTLLRCRPTIAGMALGVGEAACDYAARQRPHLPAGQRARLEAMRHRIGAVRRLVYEVAADIDAGVVNAHRVGAVKMRAGHVGAEATMLAVDLLGPGSLLEHPWLAKASRDVRGFEYMEGTTNVHRQSIFQGLLKGTFFPERAA; from the coding sequence ATGCCTGACCTGACCACCGCCGGCCCGCCACTCGGCACGGATCTGCTCGACGCCCGGTTGACCACGGTGCTGCGCCACTGTCGCGACATGGCGCCGGACATCCGGGCGGCGGGTGCGGCGATAGAACGTGACCCCGACGCCATCGTCACCCTGCTGGACCTGCCCGCCGTGGCGGTACTGCGCGCGGCGGCTACCCCGCAGCGCTACCAGTACGAGACGCCGGACCTGGACGGTGTGACGCTCACCGGCACGTCCTGCCTGGAATGGACGGTGGTGCTGGAGGCCGTCTCGTACGGTGATCCCGGTCTGGTGCTGGCCGGCCCCGGCCCGTCCCTGTCCGGCGCCGCGGTTGCCGCCCTGGGCAGCGAAGCGCAGTGTGCGGACTACTTCGCCCGGATGGCCGGCCCGACGTGGACCTTCTTCGCGCTCACCGAGCCGAACAAGGGCAGCGCCGTGCTGGAGCTGGAGACCCGGCTCGACCGCGCCCCGGACGGCGACGGCTGGCTGCTCAACGGCGCCAAGCGCTTCGTCGGCAACGGCGCCCGCGCGCAGCTGGGGGTGGTGTTCTGCCGCCGGGCACCCGGGCCGTGGGGCATCGAGGCGGTGCTGGCCGACACGTCGGACCCGGGCTTCCGCGGTGAGCTGCTGCCCACCGTCGGCCTGCGCGGCGCGCGGCTGAGCCACCTCCGGTTCGACGGCGTACGCGTCGCGCCGGCACAGGTCCTCGGGCTCGACCGGCCACCCAGCCGGCGCGGCTTCCACGGCGCCATGACGACCCTGCTGCGCTGTCGGCCCACCATCGCCGGAATGGCTCTCGGCGTGGGCGAGGCGGCGTGTGACTATGCGGCCCGGCAGCGACCGCACCTGCCGGCGGGGCAGCGGGCCCGGCTCGAGGCCATGCGTCACCGTATCGGCGCCGTCCGCCGGCTGGTGTACGAGGTCGCCGCGGACATCGACGCGGGCGTGGTGAACGCGCACCGGGTGGGCGCCGTGAAGATGCGTGCCGGCCACGTCGGCGCGGAGGCCACGATGCTCGCCGTGGACCTGCTCGGCCCCGGGTCGCTGCTGGAGCACCCGTGGCTCGCCAAGGCCAGCCGGGACGTACGCGGCTTCGAGTACATGGAGGGCACCACGAACGTACACCGGCAGTCGATCTTTCAGGGCCTGCTCAAGGGCACGTTCTTCCCGGAACGAGCGGCGTGA